From Ailuropoda melanoleuca isolate Jingjing chromosome 17, ASM200744v2, whole genome shotgun sequence, the proteins below share one genomic window:
- the LOC100477182 gene encoding heparan sulfate glucosamine 3-O-sulfotransferase 3A1, whose amino-acid sequence MFSLSVQQGKSLPFPALTGPFALLRDLMPRTLEGQITMEKTPSYFVTREAPARISAMSKDTKLIVVVRDPVTRAISDYTQTLSKRPDIPTFESLTFRNRTTGLIDTSWSAVQIGIYAKHLEHWLRHFPIGQMLFVSGERLIRDPAGELGRVQDFLGLKRVITDKHFYFNKTKGFPCLKKAEGSSKPHCLGKTKGRTHPEIDRDVVRKLREFYRPFNLKFYQMTGRDFGWDG is encoded by the coding sequence atgttctctctctctgtgcagcAGGGAAAGTCGCTCCCTTTTCCGGCTCTAACAGGCCCTTTTGCTCTCCTCAGGGACCTGATGCCGAGGACCCTGGAGGGGCAGATCACCATGGAGAAGACGCCCAGCTACTTCGTCACCCGCGAAGCGCCCGCGCGCATCTCGGCCATGTCCAAGGACACCAAGCTCATCGTGGTGGTGCGGGACCCGGTGACCCGCGCCATCTCGGACTACACGCAGACGCTGTCCAAGCGGCCCGACATCCCCACCTTCGAGAGCCTGACGTTCCGGAACCGCACGACGGGCCTCATCGACACGTCGTGGAGCGCCGTCCAGATCGGCATCTACGCCAAGCACCTGGAGCACTGGCTGCGCCACTTCCCCATCGGCCAGATGCTCTTCGTGAGCGGCGAGCGGCTCATCCGCGACCCGGCCGGCGAGCTGGGCCGCGTGCAGGACTTCCTGGGCCTGAAAAGGGTCATCACCGACAAGCATTTCTACTTCAACAAGACCAAGGGCTTCCCCTGCCTCAAGAAGGCCGAGGGCAGCAGCAAGCCCCACTGCCTGGGCAAGACCAAGGGCAGGACCCACCCCGAGATCGACCGCGACGTGGTGCGTAAGCTGCGCGAGTTCTACCGGCCGTTCAACCTGAAGTTCTACCAGATGACCGGCCGGGACTTCGGCTGGGACGGATAa